From a region of the Rouxiella sp. S1S-2 genome:
- a CDS encoding acyltransferase family protein, translating to MNFRTDINGLRAIAVIAVVIFHFSATSVPGGFAGVDIFFVISGFLMTSIILRGLEPPPFSLFKFYVARANRIIPSLAVVCLVLLVLGWFYLAPMDYRMLGKHVSGSLSFLSNVIYWREAGYFDAASKEKWLLHTWSLSVEWQFYIIYPIILMALNTLFSLAAIKRLLVVGTCLGFATCIFVTLKWPTPAYYLFPTRAWEMMFGGLAYIYPIALKEVSKKGVELSGLTLICLSYFLMNSSMPWPGYYALVPVVGSYLIIIANRQRSVLTDNVIFRYLGKWSYSIYLWHWPVVVVGYYFNISHWLYVGLPLSIMLGFVNYQLVESFRFTSFDRWTAILQVKPLHYVAIVGLAGSIVFAFKGQNELTVFMTPEQHQALNSLQNRIVMPYRGNGYCFYDFNSDKTLKPNNKQATECILGDKSKAPDTLLFGSSFAGMYDPLLDEVFDENGKSLNSVSTNWCSPILEDNFVGPKTDISYTQCLSNRHYLHNVIKQKLYKTIILADEWDVVENKGLLGSVENLVKQASEKGINVVILPIPKQYTQDPLQLYYREYLRNEKIDLSQDNIPGESDDLINQKLQTMAQKYSNVHFIPRDSLFIKSGLFYSKEQNIMVPYTLDGEHISMLGSQSAAEHFLQSEDYKKIFKPIIN from the coding sequence TTGAACTTTAGAACTGATATCAATGGACTAAGAGCCATTGCCGTGATTGCCGTAGTCATCTTTCATTTCAGCGCAACATCAGTTCCTGGTGGTTTTGCCGGTGTTGATATTTTCTTTGTAATATCTGGTTTTTTAATGACGAGCATTATATTAAGAGGACTGGAACCCCCCCCCTTTAGTCTCTTTAAGTTTTATGTCGCACGGGCAAACAGAATAATACCTTCACTTGCCGTGGTCTGTCTGGTACTGCTTGTTCTCGGATGGTTCTATCTTGCCCCGATGGACTATCGAATGCTGGGTAAACACGTCAGCGGCAGTCTGTCCTTTTTATCCAATGTAATATATTGGCGCGAGGCGGGGTACTTTGATGCAGCCTCCAAAGAAAAATGGCTCTTACATACTTGGTCATTATCCGTAGAGTGGCAGTTTTATATTATATACCCCATCATATTGATGGCCTTAAACACGTTATTTTCCCTGGCCGCGATTAAGCGGTTGTTAGTTGTCGGAACCTGCTTAGGGTTTGCCACCTGTATCTTTGTCACCCTAAAATGGCCTACACCTGCCTATTATTTATTTCCTACGCGAGCCTGGGAAATGATGTTTGGTGGTTTGGCGTATATTTATCCCATTGCGTTAAAAGAGGTCTCAAAGAAAGGGGTGGAGCTGTCTGGCTTAACGTTAATCTGCCTCTCCTACTTTTTAATGAACAGCAGCATGCCATGGCCTGGGTACTATGCCTTGGTGCCCGTAGTTGGCAGCTATCTTATTATCATTGCCAACAGGCAGCGCAGTGTACTGACAGATAATGTTATTTTTCGATATCTGGGCAAGTGGTCTTACTCAATTTACCTTTGGCACTGGCCGGTGGTGGTGGTGGGGTACTACTTCAATATCAGTCATTGGTTGTACGTTGGCCTGCCGCTTTCAATCATGCTCGGCTTTGTTAATTATCAACTTGTCGAGTCTTTCAGGTTTACATCTTTCGACCGTTGGACTGCAATACTACAGGTAAAGCCGCTGCATTATGTTGCAATTGTGGGTCTTGCGGGCAGTATAGTTTTTGCTTTCAAAGGACAAAATGAGCTAACCGTTTTTATGACGCCTGAACAGCACCAGGCGTTGAATTCCCTGCAAAATCGCATTGTGATGCCCTATCGTGGAAACGGCTATTGTTTCTATGACTTTAATTCAGATAAAACACTTAAACCAAATAACAAGCAGGCCACTGAGTGTATTTTAGGTGATAAAAGCAAAGCGCCAGACACGCTGCTATTCGGCTCGTCATTTGCGGGAATGTATGACCCTTTACTCGATGAAGTGTTTGATGAAAACGGAAAATCACTTAACTCTGTTTCAACAAATTGGTGCTCACCCATATTAGAAGATAATTTTGTAGGGCCTAAAACAGATATTTCTTATACGCAATGTTTAAGCAATCGTCACTACTTGCACAATGTCATTAAGCAAAAATTATACAAAACCATTATTCTTGCCGATGAATGGGATGTCGTAGAGAATAAGGGATTACTGGGTAGCGTTGAAAATTTGGTCAAGCAGGCCAGTGAAAAGGGTATCAACGTGGTTATTCTGCCGATCCCTAAACAATATACTCAAGACCCTTTGCAACTCTATTACAGAGAGTATTTACGTAATGAGAAGATTGATTTGTCTCAGGATAATATTCCTGGCGAAAGTGACGATTTGATAAATCAAAAGTTGCAAACAATGGCTCAAAAATACAGCAATGTTCATTTCATACCCCGAGACAGTCTCTTTATCAAAAGTGGTTTATTTTATTCAAAAGAACAAAATATTATGGTGCCGTATACCTTGGATGGAGAACACATTTCCATGCTTGGCTCCCAAAGTGCAGCAGAACACTTCTTGCAGTCAGAAGATTACAAAAAAATATTTAAACCCATAATCAATTGA
- a CDS encoding pirin family protein, whose translation MTRRITQQYKAYRDDIRDLQTRRPVPGPQLEHLDPFLFLNHHGPQVYAPDNLGLPFGPHPHRGFETVTFILRGELSHKDTGGHESIIGPGGVQWMTAGSGLIHSELSPESFKKHGGELEILQLWVNLPSRLKMTDPRYVGLQAAEIPQIPLSHGKGSVSLISGEVAGVSGPIKTLTDVTMMTVQLAAGTEVTLRAPAAREVFLYTVKGRLQIGDDEAQAWHLIELDGTDDSVTVTAVDDAVILFGHADKIREPIVSHGPFVMNNMQEINQAILDYQAGKFNVKLNSH comes from the coding sequence ATGACCCGCCGTATCACACAACAGTACAAAGCGTATCGGGACGACATCCGCGATTTGCAGACGCGCAGACCAGTTCCAGGTCCACAGCTGGAACATCTCGACCCTTTTTTATTTCTAAACCATCACGGCCCGCAGGTTTATGCACCCGATAATTTGGGTCTGCCTTTTGGCCCACACCCTCATCGTGGTTTTGAGACCGTTACTTTTATTTTACGCGGCGAGCTATCTCATAAAGATACCGGCGGCCATGAAAGTATTATTGGGCCGGGTGGCGTGCAGTGGATGACCGCTGGTTCTGGGCTGATCCACTCTGAGCTTTCTCCTGAATCATTTAAAAAACACGGCGGAGAACTTGAGATTTTGCAGCTGTGGGTGAATTTACCCTCGCGGCTTAAAATGACCGATCCCCGCTACGTGGGATTGCAGGCTGCAGAAATCCCGCAGATCCCACTGAGTCACGGTAAAGGGTCGGTGAGTTTGATTTCGGGCGAGGTGGCCGGCGTCAGCGGGCCGATTAAAACTCTCACCGACGTCACCATGATGACAGTGCAGCTTGCCGCAGGCACTGAAGTGACTCTACGTGCACCGGCAGCGCGTGAAGTGTTTTTGTATACTGTGAAGGGTCGTTTGCAAATTGGCGATGACGAGGCGCAGGCATGGCACCTCATTGAGCTGGACGGCACAGACGACAGCGTGACTGTCACTGCTGTCGACGATGCGGTGATACTGTTTGGCCATGCCGATAAAATCCGCGAACCGATCGTTTCTCACGGGCCGTTCGTGATGAACAACATGCAGGAAATTAATCAGGCCATTCTTGACTACCAGGCCGGTAAATTCAACGTCAAATTAAACAGTCATTAA
- a CDS encoding NlpC/P60 family protein: MKTFASLKKILCISCVLLAGCASKPPANNANLNDTADNISKREQESDLISVIAALHDQMHSWQGTPYSWGGTKLSGVDCSGFVWRTLKDRFNLPMDRVTTTELIQMGKRVNRSQLQPGDLVFFRIDRQLHVGFYDTQQNFLHASYSKGVMRSSLDNPYWKSVFLEARRLPKEYDAQITLNSKSHENILAKN, encoded by the coding sequence ATGAAGACCTTTGCGTCGTTAAAGAAAATTCTGTGCATTTCGTGTGTACTGCTGGCAGGGTGTGCGTCCAAGCCCCCTGCAAATAACGCTAATTTAAACGACACTGCCGATAATATAAGCAAAAGAGAGCAGGAGTCGGATTTAATTTCTGTCATCGCCGCCCTGCACGATCAGATGCATTCTTGGCAGGGTACCCCCTACAGCTGGGGTGGCACAAAATTGTCCGGAGTAGACTGCTCGGGATTTGTGTGGCGAACGCTGAAAGACAGATTCAATCTTCCTATGGACAGGGTGACGACGACCGAGCTTATTCAGATGGGCAAGCGTGTGAATCGTAGCCAGCTTCAGCCCGGTGATCTGGTATTTTTCCGTATCGATCGCCAACTGCACGTCGGATTTTACGACACCCAGCAAAACTTCCTTCATGCCTCTTACAGCAAGGGCGTGATGCGATCTTCGCTTGATAATCCCTATTGGAAATCAGTATTTCTCGAAGCACGTAGATTGCCGAAGGAGTATGACGCGCAAATCACCCTGAATTCTAAAAGCCATGAGAACATTTTGGCCAAGAACTGA